A single window of Zea mays cultivar B73 chromosome 10, Zm-B73-REFERENCE-NAM-5.0, whole genome shotgun sequence DNA harbors:
- the LOC100276576 gene encoding uncharacterized protein LOC100276576 codes for MEFGRKPLSLVELCVRKAIDNLRYMGSVDGVEMDLLKRILPHCTMEQLTRVENSTEMDLSLVTDPLWRRFYQREFGQEHTSKVIARLKELGQKTPYTWRELFAAKKEKQKEVEDKMLDKFTKKFQAERAEKQSKQIKLCTKVPPSSKRSFFGGSGPSSVSSSSYKSPILKKARIEVNSRARLQSAMQKNTFARSSQPIRTTSVSGQPVRTTTIHRPNSTVTITKPMGKSRQIQNSRPKF; via the exons ATGGAGTTCGGGAGGAAGCCCTTGAGCCTTGTGGAGCTCTGCGTGCGGAAggccatcgacaacctccgctacATGGGCAGCGTCGACGGCGTCGAGATGGATCTGCTCAAGCGCATCCTGCCGCACTGCACGATGGAGCAGCTCACCCGCGTAGAGAACAGCACCGAG ATGGATCTTAGCTTGGTAACTGATCCGCTGTGGAGGCGATTCTACCAGCGAGAATTCGGTCAGGAGCATACGAGCAAAGTCATCGCAAGGCTGAAGGAGCTTGGGCAAAAAACGCCGTACACATGGAGGGAGCTCTTCGCG GCGAAAAAAGAGAAACAGAAGGAAGTTGAGGATAAGATGCTTGACAAATTCACAAAGAAGTTTCAGGCAGAGAGAGCTG AGAAACAAAGCAAGCAAATCAAACTCTGTACAAAGGTGCCTCCAAGCAGCAAAAGGAGTTTCTTTGGAG GAAGTGGACCTAGCAGTGTATCCAGTTCCAGCTACAAGAGCCCTATACTGAAGAAGGCTAGGATAGAGGTTAACAG TCGAGCAAGATTGCAGTCTGCTATGCAAAAGAATACTTTTGCGAG GTCATCTCAGCCAATAAGGACGACCTCTGTTAGTGGACAGCCAGTGAGAACAACTACCATTCATAGGCCCAATTCAACCGTCACCATCACCAAACCGATGGGAAAAAGCAGGCAAATTCAGAACAGCAGGCCCAAATTCTAG
- the LOC103641217 gene encoding thyroid adenoma-associated protein homolog, which translates to MSSKWRSLQHRHRYTYTSIVFPKHYLEALTLVPAEISSSNFFVRLSNLISLTSTYSQVVVVKDLASAYVQFLSTTGTPDEAVLAATKLYLEILFLENSLPLHRTLISVLAKCKKFSTVISGCFALLCEEYGGSGSKAKKRFMVSRAALSLIGYPKLGFLDEAVERCAEIMALDVVDGLDGVTKDIGEGSRPSPVVMEQCQEAMSCMYYLLQRYPYKFIGLDKASSVFKSAVRTILSVLKSSAFSRDCLVASGVSFCAAIQVFMSTEEISWFISQGLFGIYANHEDRKNQSVHNVFSDFDLCEQIRDLSVLSRLCLLRGILTSIPRTVLNMHQLHSSGPLWTVLYDGILPELCKHCENPVDSHFNFHALTVTQICLQQIKTSVSSDITDFSGDYKPFSRDVVNRILGIIWRNLEDPLSQTVKQVHLIFDLLLDIELCIASEDREHNNNLFLCNVANDLLRLGPRCKGRYVPLASLTKRLGAKSLLTLKSNLLSETAYAYIDDDVCCAVTTFLKSFLETLRGECWNDDGVELGYDAFRALCLPPFMRGLVSGNSKLRSNLNTYALPALIEVDAESIFTMLGFISIGPSTNETKLDVVLKNDQCIAALVSLLKVSRNLALVEGDIDLDPDELSQIQQMDSKGAAVISVKGIKVTVPFNWFALALTHSDESLRIDAAESLFLNPKTSSLPSSLELSLLKEAVPLNMRCSSTAFQMKWTSLFRKFFARVRTALDRQVKQGSWIPSLTSSVKGAGSIDTSKATVVKRAEDLFQFMKWLSSFLFNSCYPSGPYERKTIAMELILTLLDVWPICRSEGKIDLYPYNDSIILPDSTISFVGSIIDSWDRLRENSFRILLQFPTPLPGISLSTSINDVIRWAKKLVLSPRVRESDAGALTFRLIFRKYVLQLGCILVFSKESDCLECYTQSMNGDTEVTSQNPVAQYISSLIQWLCIVVEEGERDLSEACKKSFVHGVLLTLRYTFDEMDWNSEVVQSCISEMRYLVEKLLQLIMRVTSVALWVVSSDALSLPYDMDDMIDDGSFLSDIYDDQPTTTSEREEKNAKPGSNGKPAEQVVMVGCWLAMKEVSLLFGTIIRKIPLPGCSHSASSQNGLPDSIEETSISEEILDVGQLKMMGDHFLQVLLKMKHNGAIDKTRAGFTALCNRLLCSNDSRLCKMTESWMVLLMDRTIAKGQTVDDLIRRSAGIPAAFIALFLAEPEGTPKKLLPRALEWLIEFAKNSLANFQKDSNQRSGVMKELLESQSETTSVYSNGNLSKGRDEGVVPTVHVFNVLKAAFNDANLATDTSGFSAEATIVAIRAFSSPYWEVRNAACLAYTALVRRMVGFLNVQKRESARRSLTGLEFFHRYPALHPFLSSELQTTTEQLADGVSSNLESHITKAIHPSLCPILILLSRLKPSPISCGTDDSLDPFLLLPFIQRCATQSNYRVRILASRALTCLVSNERLQYVISDILDNLPRGSHKAMAHSVQHTDPAISANMGKANVLLLSKSFNSIHGLLLQLASLLDNNFRGLTDGSMKDQIIGLLLEVLSRCSWLGCTKLCSCPIVITSYLRVLDLMLDVARTGKSRHTEVIQALLLELTSQCLSNTASTQYAFHDPTRIELKQQATESFLSCVGLSKKTDETNDDDVQLQILGEPTLEMPRVDYSLHEVHKEILSCLTDPSYDVRITVLKRILWLTKSIRHGYADNILHQWAGVNLQPALMERLFVEEHPKCLYYNLKIIFSWNMEFPFNNGEDSSTLLSLWDRLVHLNSTMSHAKTREIVLCCMGMCMKLFTKQSRGGISMDCLKTSEISASFVRINEGDGLSDAMLRLNLFVTLVKNQSEPSESMNARRAAAEAIVASGLLEEASYVASSVSNMYSPSEFDEDHTKEKCMEDSVFEFVSLYTCKILDLWFVCIQLLEDEDAYLRQKLAKDIQKIIAKGSANTFCDDSTPLQVDRVIELSLDYLTSLFGLWLKYVEFLLRIVLGTGNALNSRGDLVRQIFDKEIDNHHEEKLLICQICCSNIQKLLNSKCQMEAGAETKLFLQNWREIFLKQLTSLTGGYIEKEGKNDWIGGIGNHKDVFISVYAVLLGLYALTQSGSLDQLEDHCAVYLQEFANLERSITPFLKNPLISNLYALVKLSHERFISSDKPEDQVGDSGSSFDPYFLIR; encoded by the exons GCCAGctgagatctcctcatccaatttCTTTGTCCGATTGAGCAACTTGATTTCCCTGACCTCCACTTACTCCCAAGTTGTTGTGGTCAAGGATCTTGCCTCGGCATATGTGCAGTTTCTGTCCACTACAGGGACTCCTGATGAAGCAGTGCTCGCTGCCACAAAGCTTTATTTGGAGATCCTCTTTCTTGAGAATTCCCTCCCTCTCCACCGGACACTCATATCAGTGCTTGCCaagtgcaagaaattctccacaGTGATCAGTGGGTGTTTTGCCTTGCTCTGTGAGGAGTATGGTGGCTCTGGTAGTAAGGCAAAGAAGAGATTTATGGTATCTCGAGCAGCCTTGTCGCttattgggtacccaaagttgggATTTTTGGATGAGGCAGTAGAGAGGTGTGCAGAGATCATGGCACTGGATGTTGTTGATGGGCTTGATGGAGTGACAAAAGACATTGGTGAAGGGTCACGGCCATCTCCAGTCGTGATGGAGCAGTGCCAGGAGGCCATGTCTTGCATGTACTACTTGCTGCAGAGGTACCCGTATAAGTTTATTGGCCTTGACAAGGCGTCAAGTGTCTTCAAGAGTGCTGTCAGGACAATACTATCTGTTCTTAAGTCATCTGCCTTTTCAAGGGATTGCCTGGTGGCCTCTGGAGTAAGCTTCTGTGCGGCAATTCAGGTTTTCATGAGCACAGAGGAGATTTCCTGGTTCATTTCTCAAGGTCTATTTGGCATCTATGCAAATCATGAAGATAGAAAAAATCAGTCTGTGCACAATGTATTTTCGGACTTTGATCTGTGTGAACAAATCAGAGACCTTTCAGTGTTGAGTAGACTTTGTCTACTAAGAGGGATTTTGACATCTATTCCAAGGACAGTACTCAACATGCACCAACTTCATTCCAGTGGACCTTTATGGACTGTTTTATATGATGGAATTTTACCTGAGCTTTGCAAGCATTGTGAGAACCCAGTTGATAGCCACTTCAATTTCCATGCTCTTACAGTGACACAAATATGTTTGCAGCAGATAAAGACATCGGTTTCATCTGATATCACCGACTTCTCTGGGGACTATAAGCCTTTTTCAAGAGATGTTGTCAACCGTATATTGGGAATCATATGGCGCAACCTGGAAGATCCTTTGAGTCAGACAGTAAAACAGGTGCATTTGATCTTTGATCTCCTATTAGATATTGAACTATGTATTGCATCAGAAGACCGTGAACATAACAACAACTTGTTCCTTTGCAATGTTGCAAATGATTTACTTCGCTTAGGTCCACGATGCAAAGGGAGATATGTCCCTTTAGCTTCTTTGACAAAGCGATTGGGTGCCAAATCTCTTCTAACATTGAAATCAAATCTGCTTTCAGAAACAGCTTATGCGTACATAGATGATGATGTTTGTTGTGCTGTCACCACATTTTTAAAATCCTTCCTGGAGACTTTAAGAGGTGAATGTTGGAATGACGATGGTGTTGAGCTAGGATATGATGCCTTCAGAGCTTTGTGCTTGCCTCCTTTCATGCGGGGACTTGTATCTGGAAATTCAAAACTACGTTCTAACTTAAATACTTATGCTTTACCTGCTCTAATTGAAGTTGATGCAGAGAGCATATTCACAATGCTTGGATTCATCTCCATTGGCCCTAGCACAAATGAAACTAAACTAGATGTTGTTTTGAAAAATGACCAGTGTATAGCTGCACTGGTTTCTCTGCTTAAGGTCTCACGGAATCTGGCTCTTGTTGAAGGGGACATTGATTTAGATCCTGATGAATTGTCACAGATTCAGCAGATGGATAGTAAGGGTGCTGCAGTTATATCTGTTAAAGGGATTAAAGTTACAGTTCCTTTTAATTGGTTTGCTTTGGCACTGACACACAGTGATGAAAGTCTCCGTATAGATGCAGCTGAATCCCTCTTTCTAAATCCAAAGACATCAAGTCTTCCATCCTCCTTGGAACTGAGCTTGCTCAAAGAAGCTGTTCCGTTGAATATGCGTTGTAGCTCAACGGCATTTCAAATGAAATGGACAAGTTTATTTCGGAAGTTTTTTGCTAGGGTGCGAACTGCACTTGACAGACAGGTAAAACAGGGGTCTTGGATTCCATCATTAACGTCTAGTGTTAAAGGGGCTGGCTCTATTGATACTTCTAAGGCCACTGTTGTCAAGAGGGCTGAAGATCTCTTCCAATTCATGAAGTGGCTGAGTTCCTTTCTGTTTAATTCTTGTTACCCCTCTGGCCCTTATGAAAGGAAAACAATTGCAATGGAGCTCATTCTTACACTACTAGATGTATGGCCTATTTGCCGCTCTGAAGGGAAAATTGATCTTTATCCTTACAATGATAGCATAATATTGCCAGACTCAACAATTTCATTTGTTGGGTCTATAATTGATAGTTGGGACAGATTAAGGGAAAACTCTTTTCGCATTCTACTGCAGTTCCCAACACCGCTTCCTGGGATTTCCTTGAGTACATCCATAAATGATGTTATCAGATGGGCAAAAAAACTTGTTCTAAGCCCACGTGTCCGGGAAAGTGATGCTGGTGCTTTAACCTTCCGCCTTATATTTAGGAAGTATGTTTTGCAGCTTGGATGTATTCTTGTATTTTCTAAAGAAAGTGATTGCCTTGAATGTTATACACAATCTATGAATGGAGATACAGAAGTTACTAGTCAAAACCCAGTTGCACAGTATATATCTTCACTCATTCAATGGCTCTGTATTGTTGTCGAAGAGGGTGAGAGGGATCTCTCTGAAGCATGTAAGAAGAGCTTTGTTCATGGAGTTCTTCTTACTCTGCGCTACACATTTGATGAGATGGATTGGAACTCTGAGGTAGTACAATCATGTATTTCTGAAATGAGGTACCTGGTAGAAAAACTGCTTCAACTCATAATGCGTGTAACTTCGGTGGCCCTATGGGTGGTTTCTTCAGACGCATTGTCTCTGCCATATGACATGGATGACATGATTGATGATGGTTCCTTCCTCTCAGATATATATGATGATCAACCTACTACCACTTCAGAAAGAGAGGAGAAGAATGCAAAACCAGGGAGTAATGGCAAACCAGCCGAACAAGTTGTTATGGTTGGTTGCTGGCTTGCTATGAAGGAG GTCAGTTTACTTTTTGGAACCATCATCAGGAAGATACCATTGCCTGGCTGTTCTCATTCAGCTTCATCTCAGAATGGCTTGCCTGACAGTATTGAAGAGACAAGTAtatctgaagaaattcttgatgtGGGGCAGTTAAAGATGATGGGTGaccattttttacaggttcttctTAAAATGAAGCATAACGGTGCAATAGATAAAACAAGGGCTGGGTTTACTGCCCTTTGCAACCGGCTTCTTTGCTCAAATGATTCAAG GCTGTGCAAAATGACAGAGTCATGGATGGTGCTACTAATGGATAGGACAATTGCTAAAGGGCAAACTGTGGATGATTTGATAAGGAGGAGTGCAGGAATTCCTGCTGCATTTATCGCCCTGTTCCTGGCAGAGCCAGAAGGAACACCAAAGAAACTACTTCCAAGGGCATTAGAATGGCTGATAGAGTTTGCTAAGAACTCTTTAGCTAATTTCCAGAAAGACTCCAACCAGAGGTCTGGAGTAATGAAAGAGCTGTTGGAATCACAGTCAGAAACTACAAGTGTATATTCTAATGGTAACCTATCTAAAGGTCGAGATGAGGGTGTTGTTCCCACTGTGCATGTGTTCAATGTGCTTAAAGCTGCTTTCAATGATGCAAATCTGGCAACCGACACTTCGGGTTTCAGTGCTGAAGCAACAATAGTTGCTATACGAGCATTTTCATCTCCCTACTGGGAAGTGCGCAATGCAGCTTGCCTTGCGTATACTGCACTAGTTCGTCGCATGGTTGGGTTTCTGAATGTGCAGAAGCGTGAATCAGCACGACGATCTTTAACTGGCCTTGAATTCTTCCACAG GTATCCAGCCCTTCATCCTTTCCTTTCTAGTGAACTGCAAACCACAACTGAACAACTAGCTGATGGAGTGTCCAGCAATTTGGAGTCACACATTACAAAAGCAATACACCCTAGCCTGTGTCCGATTCTTATTCTTTTATCAAGACTTAAGCCTTCACCTATAAGCTGTGGAACTGATGATTCTTTGGACCCTTTTTTGCTTTTGCCTTTCATCCAAAGATGTGCTACCCAGAGTAACTACCGGGTCCGTATCCTTGCATCAAGGGCATTAACTTGTTTGGTATCTAACGAGAGATTGCAGTACGTTATTAGTGATATACTGGATAATTTACCTCGTGGAAGTCACAAAGCAATGGCTCACAGTGTTCAGCATACTGATCCTGCCATATCAGCTAATATGGGAAAAGCAAATGTACTTCTGCTGTCTAAGTCATTCAATTCAATACATGGCCTTTTGCTGCAGCTGGCTTCTCTTCTGGATAACAACTTTAGAGGTTTGACAGACGGTAGCATGAAGGATCAGATTATTGGCCTATTACTGGAGGTTCTTTCAAGATGCTCTTGGCTTGGCTGCACGAAATTATGCTCATGCCCTATCGTAATTACATCTTACTTGCGGGTATTGGATCTCATGCTTGATGTTGCAAGGACAGGGAAAAGCAGACATACTGAAGTCATTCAGGCATTGCTGCTAGAGTTAACTTCCCAGTGCTTGAGCAACACAGCATCAACCCAGTACGCATTCCATGATCCAACCCGTATTGAACTAAAACAACAAGCAACTGAATCATTTTTGAGCTGTGTTGGTCTTTCTAAGAAAACCGATGAAACTAACGATGATGATGTGCAGTTGCAAATACTCGGTGAACCAACTTTAGAGATGCCTAGAGTGGATTACTCCCTTCATGAAGTACACAAGGAGATCCTGTCATGTCTCACTGATCCTTCATATGATGTTAGAATTACGGTGCTGAAGAGGATTCTTTGGCTCACAAAATCAATCAGACATGGTTATGCAGATAACATTTTGCACCAGTGGGCAGGAGTTAATCTGCAGCCTGCTTTAATGGAACGGTTGTTTGTGGAAGAACACCCTAAGTGCCTTTATTATAATCTGAAGATCATCTTTTCATGGAACATGGAATTCCCATTCAACAATGGAGAAGATTCTAGCACACTTTTGTCCTTGTGGGATAGGTTAGTTCATTTAAACAGCACCATGTCACATGCAAAAACGAGAGAAATAGTTCTATGTTGCATGGGTATGTGCATGAAATTGTTCACTAAACAATCTAGGGGTGGTATTTCAATGGATTGTCTTAAGACCAGTGAGATCTCTGCATCCTTTGTCAGAATCAATGAAGGGGATGGATTATCTGATGCCATGCTTAGATTAAACTTGTTTGTCACACTTGTCAAGAACCAAAGTGAACCATCAGAAAGCATGAATGCTCGACGGGCTGCTGCTGAGGCAATTGTTGCTTCTGGTCTTCTTGAAGAAGCAAGCTACGTTGCTTCATCTGTGTCCAACATGTACTCTCCTTCAGAATTTGATGAAGACCATACCAAAGAGAAATGCATGGAAGATAGCGTTTTTGAATTTGTTAGTCTTTATACATGCAAGATACTTGACTTGTGGTTTGTATGTATTCAGTTGCTGGAGGATGAGGATGCATATCTGAGGCAAAAACTTGCGAAGGATATTCAGAAAATAATCGCTAAGGGTTCAGCTAATACCTTCTGTGATGATTCCACACCACTACAAGTTGATAGAGTCATTGAATTAAGCTTGGACTATTTAACTTCTTTGTTTGGCCTCTGGCTGAAATACGTTGAATTCTTGTTAAGGATAGTCTTGGGCACTGGAAACGCTCTGAACTCCCGTGGCGATTTGGTCCGTCAGATATTTGATAAAGAAATTGATAACCACCATGAGGAGAAGCTATTGATATGTCAAATCTGCTGTTCAAACATTCAGAAACTTCTGAATTCAAAATGCCAGATGGAAGCAGGAGCAGAGACTAAACTGTTCCTGCAGAATTGGAGGGAGATATTTCTAAAGCAGCTCACATCGCTGACTGGTGGCTATATTGAGAAAGAGGGGAAGAACGATTGGATTGGCGGCATAGGTAACCACAAGGACGTGTTCATATCAGTGTATGCAGTCCTACTCGGTTTATACGCGCTCACGCAGTCTGGCTCTCTGGATCAATTGGAGGACCACTGTGCAGTTTATTTGCAGGAATTTGCAAACCTTGAAAGGTCTATCACACCATTCCTCAAGAACCCGTTGATTTCTAATCTTTACGCTCTGGTAAAATTGTCACACGAGAGGTTCATATCATCAGATAAGCCTGAGGACCAAGTGGGTGATTCAGGATCAAGTTTTGACCCATATTTTCTTATCAGATGA